Below is a window of Brassica napus cultivar Da-Ae chromosome A5, Da-Ae, whole genome shotgun sequence DNA.
ttttacGTATACGTAAACTCATGAACACAAAGTTCTTTTGAAATCATTTGCCCTTTTGGAAGCTTGTATACGTCTGAATAGGTTAAAGGTCGCATGTTTGATTAGTGATGAGCTCTATAATCGTAATGGTAAAACTTTAAGAAAAGATGATGTCGGCCAACAAAACTGTCAGAATCACAAAACATAGCTCAAGTATGAATCTGAAACAACAGCTACATGTCTGCGAAGAAAGCTCTGTTGTCCACTGGATTTGCTTTGCTTTTTGTTTTCCTCTTGCTACCTGTACAAGAAAACATCGAGATGAGATCATAATCAAGATCCATCTTTAAGAAAATGTTCCAGAAAGTTGGGTAGGTTTCTCTTTATACCTTTGGAAGGCTTGGGATCATTGTCAAGGTCCATCCCATCGTTGTCGCTGTCACTGTCATCTGCAGCTCCCGATGCGTTTCCATTAGCACCTTCTATAATCTCTTCTAGATCCCACAGCTTCATAACCAGGAACACCAACAAAACAAATCAGGGATCTATTTGTGTAACTTGTTTTtagagaggagagagaataGATACCTTGAGCATACTGTCATGAGCTGTGCTAGCAAGAAACTTGTTATCATGCGAGAGAGCTACAATAGAGGTTTAACACGAACAAAGTTAGAAACACTCATTCTACACAATGTACAAGAGTTTACAAAGATCTGCAAAATGCAAATACCGAGATCTTCAATAGGGAACTCGTGAGACCCAATTGGCTGTATGATTCTGTTGGGCAGTATTCCAACGAGGCTGGAGAAAgaatgcaaaaaaaaacttgattaaACCAAGCAGTGGAGATAAACAGTAAAGAGGCTTTTATGATGGAAGAAGAGTGTTTCTTCTCGTTACCTTATTATTCCATTATCACATCCAGTGAAAAGTCTATCCTCATCAAGCTACAACATAAATCAACAAGACTTCACTTAGTCAACAGCCTACTAACGTTATCGTAACCATATgcttgaaaaaaagaaaaatttcatCTCACCTTTAATAGGACATCAACTGAATTTGGAGATAGATCAACAAACCGATCGCTGTAGAATgcaaaaaaagatttcaaatacGCAAGTCTAAATACATAATAATTCCAATAAGTAAGACCATTAACATAGTTAGTGTTGGAGATATATGGCTTACCTACAATCTTTGAAAAATCCCCATGAGTACAACATGAGAATACCATTTTGAGTTCCACAGATAGCTTTACGGCCATTCTGAAATCAATCAGGTAAGAGGGAAACAATAACACACATCAGGTAAGTAGCAACAATGTGGAGACAGAAGGGCTTGAGATGACACATTCTGGTCACAGAATCTGTACCTTCATGATAACAACAGAAAGCAGCTCGTCTTCAGAAAACTCTGACTGAGCTTGGACTTTATTCGTTCTGAGATTACAGACAGATAGTGTCCCATCTCCACTAAACAgaatcaaagaaacaaaagaaaaggatGGATAAGAGGAAAAGTCCTCTatgaaaattctaaaagcaCTATGTTCATTGAATCAGATGAATACAAAAAATTCAAACCTTGTTGCCACTAGCTTCATTGAATCAGATGCAATGGTCATGTCAGAAATGTAATCCTCGTGTACACTGAACTCGTGAGAGCAAGAGCGCTGCCTCGTATCCCAAATCTGAGCAGATGAAAGCACATTTACTATCATAAAAACAAGAACATAACTCACTCCAAAGGAGTAGCATTAGAGTAAGTTGTATCACAGTTGCGTTAATGATTAAAGACAAAAGAGAATAATATCTTTGAACAGACCTTAACACATCCTTTATCATCCCCTGAAGCGATGGTTGTCTCAGTAACAGTTATCAAAGTATTAACCGCATCCCTATAAGACAAATGCGACCAGTTAAAAAGTGTAAAtccaatataataattaaaaaaggaatAGAATTTACTCGTGAGCATTCTCAAGACGTGCAACACTAGCACCAGTCTCCACATCAGTAGCTAGAATAGAGCAATCAGCTGAAGCCGTGACGATTCCTAATAAACCCAAAGAAAAGCATTACAACTTAAAAGTTGTTCAGACATGAGCTCAAATTAGTGTTGTAAAGCTAAAAGGAACAAACTTTGGCCATCGTCAATGAAGCGAACAGCTCTGCAAGACTCCTTATGGGCACGAACCTTACGCTCcctaacacacacaaaaaaaaacgatttttaaACGACCCACAAGAAAAAGACACAAACTTTAGAGATTTAAAAGATTGTTTTAGTACCTGACAAGTGAAGACTCTGTGTCATAACGGTATCtgcaagaaaaaagaaagaaacagagtAAGATGTTAACATGATTGGTGCTTGTTTTGTGGAATTGAAAGAGAAGGGTGGCTTTGGAGAGTTACAGATGCAATTGTCCATCGATGAGACCAGCAGCTACAAGATTCTTCGATGGGTGGAAGTCTATACCGAACGCGTTTGCTCCCAAATCGATCTCCATCACCACAGTGTCGAGAGAAGTCACCGAATCAAGCCGTCGTGTCGATTTTGAGTAAGGTTTATTTAGggtttttacttattttattaattttctccGAAATTAGAAAAAGGCAAAACTTTGAAACGCTGCCGTTTTGTCAGATTTTCAgaatttaggaaaaaaaaggaaacaatgaaACGCCGCCGTTTTATCAGATTTTCAgaatttaggaaaaaaaaaaagaaaacaacgaAACGCAGTCGTTTTATCTAATTTTCAGAACAtggaaaaaaggaaaacaatgaAACGCGGCCGTTTTAATCAGATTTTCAgaattaagga
It encodes the following:
- the LOC106447508 gene encoding WD repeat-containing protein 55, whose protein sequence is MEIDLGANAFGIDFHPSKNLVAAGLIDGQLHLYRYDTESSLVRERKVRAHKESCRAVRFIDDGQRIVTASADCSILATDVETGASVARLENAHEDAVNTLITVTETTIASGDDKGCVKIWDTRQRSCSHEFSVHEDYISDMTIASDSMKLVATSGDGTLSVCNLRTNKVQAQSEFSEDELLSVVIMKNGRKAICGTQNGILMLYSWGFFKDCSDRFVDLSPNSVDVLLKLDEDRLFTGCDNGIISLVGILPNRIIQPIGSHEFPIEDLALSHDNKFLASTAHDSMLKLWDLEEIIEGANGNASGAADDSDSDNDGMDLDNDPKPSKGSKRKTKSKANPVDNRAFFADM